One Idiomarina loihiensis L2TR genomic window carries:
- a CDS encoding helix-turn-helix transcriptional regulator, whose amino-acid sequence MNQLCYSANCKIGVAILLMLGRARGLAINQWHVALPDDISPLPTWKKWVKKVSSRPICGLSIPAEQLQEHSPERNLAQYHQALSFCQMQHQTQARASVMLSVFKWLDYQLETGHDASLTELAAEIGISLSSCKRLLASHGYSFQQIYDLVRLHKLLNLLQKHPYSNVELAQKLGYSNPNNFRRACKRWLGIVPEELRQQQSALFISNSAL is encoded by the coding sequence ATGAATCAACTCTGCTATTCTGCCAATTGCAAAATTGGTGTAGCAATACTTTTAATGCTGGGCAGAGCTCGAGGCTTAGCTATTAACCAGTGGCATGTTGCTCTGCCTGATGATATTTCGCCCTTACCCACCTGGAAAAAATGGGTAAAAAAGGTGAGTTCACGCCCTATTTGTGGACTCTCTATTCCGGCGGAACAGCTTCAGGAACATTCGCCTGAGCGCAACTTAGCCCAATATCATCAGGCACTTAGCTTTTGTCAGATGCAGCATCAGACACAGGCGCGAGCTTCTGTCATGCTAAGCGTTTTTAAGTGGCTGGATTATCAGCTCGAAACGGGCCATGACGCCTCGCTAACCGAGTTGGCGGCTGAAATTGGCATTAGCCTTTCCTCGTGCAAACGTCTGCTGGCCAGTCATGGCTACAGCTTTCAGCAAATATATGACCTGGTGCGTCTACACAAACTGCTGAACCTGCTGCAAAAACACCCCTACAGCAATGTCGAGCTTGCGCAGAAGCTGGGGTACAGTAACCCCAACAACTTTCGACGCGCCTGCAAACGCTGGCTGGGTATTGTCCCGGAAGAGCTGCGCCAGCAGCAATCTGCGCTATTTATTTCCAATTCAGCTTTATGA
- a CDS encoding AraC family transcriptional regulator ligand-binding domain-containing protein has translation MRLWPTNDQRRLLGKPFIRALLPLAERRGISSSELFRGTSLSEQKLQINNFRLTDHEMLLLLASAEEKINDPHLWQLVVETLFSDRLNPLIDLTVHAKTLKQALIHLSRFQSLLQPFLFTPTQRLTTGLYSG, from the coding sequence ATGCGCCTCTGGCCAACTAACGACCAACGCCGTTTGCTTGGTAAACCCTTTATACGAGCGCTGCTGCCGCTTGCCGAGAGGCGCGGCATTTCCTCTTCGGAGCTTTTCAGGGGCACCTCATTATCTGAACAAAAACTGCAGATAAACAACTTTCGGCTCACCGATCATGAAATGCTGTTGTTACTGGCGTCTGCTGAAGAAAAAATTAACGACCCGCACTTATGGCAATTGGTTGTAGAAACACTGTTCAGTGACAGACTTAACCCACTGATTGACCTGACCGTTCACGCAAAAACACTAAAGCAGGCGCTTATTCATTTGTCGCGCTTTCAAAGCCTGCTACAGCCCTTTTTATTTACCCCTACCCAACGACTTACAACTGGACTTTATTCCGGTTGA
- a CDS encoding GGDEF domain-containing protein — MQLINLRYISNWRVLLIAVVVLLCLLLSSQLGVVKPYEIVDPLDILGEGSTLFLTILIVIFMVTDRPRGNVTNLFYSGGLLLIFSMTLDVLDEFFRYPDALRLLSWLESFPLPVGLIIISFAAAEWRRENKMLSRQLMVREKNLRSHQWVDPLTSLYTTPYFIKLVEREIALQNSTDAESTVLVSVNFKNFAQYNHEMGTKAGDELLHQASELMVLLLRPQDCLCREHSDHFLILLPQTRLSQADRLMKVIAQNLNSELELPNYMSVEVHTHRVEELSAVDAITALHTQVEEMTHYAPLAN; from the coding sequence ATGCAATTGATTAATTTACGCTATATCAGCAACTGGCGAGTTCTGCTCATTGCCGTAGTGGTTCTGCTTTGTTTGCTGCTTAGCAGTCAACTGGGTGTCGTTAAACCCTATGAAATCGTTGATCCGCTGGACATTCTTGGTGAGGGCTCGACCCTGTTCCTGACCATTTTAATTGTCATATTTATGGTTACTGACCGGCCTCGGGGTAATGTAACCAACCTCTTTTACAGCGGTGGTCTATTACTTATTTTTTCCATGACGCTGGACGTACTAGATGAATTTTTTCGCTATCCCGATGCCCTGCGGTTATTAAGCTGGCTGGAGTCCTTTCCGCTTCCGGTGGGGCTTATTATCATTAGTTTTGCCGCAGCTGAATGGCGGCGTGAAAACAAAATGCTGTCGCGACAACTTATGGTACGCGAAAAGAACCTTCGGTCTCACCAGTGGGTCGACCCTTTAACCTCGCTATACACCACCCCTTATTTTATCAAGCTGGTTGAACGGGAAATAGCGTTACAAAACAGTACTGATGCAGAGTCGACTGTATTGGTTAGCGTTAATTTCAAAAACTTCGCCCAGTATAATCATGAAATGGGTACAAAAGCCGGAGACGAACTCCTGCATCAGGCCAGCGAGTTAATGGTGTTACTGCTAAGGCCTCAGGACTGTCTGTGTCGGGAACACAGTGACCATTTCTTAATACTGCTTCCGCAAACTCGCTTGTCTCAGGCGGACAGGTTAATGAAGGTTATAGCTCAGAACCTAAACTCCGAACTTGAGTTACCCAATTACATGAGTGTGGAAGTGCATACTCACCGCGTTGAAGAACTCTCGGCTGTTGATGCAATCACCGCATTACACACGCAAGTTGAGGAGATGACTCACTATGCGCCTCTGGCCAACTAA
- a CDS encoding TonB-dependent receptor, with amino-acid sequence MKKTYLAWLIAVSCGATSPLMAQETQDQSADKTAEEKRIEEVLTIGYSDSIKRAVQEQRESSGIINVLKKDDMGKLQDDSVSDALQRIPGLSVERDQGEGRFIRIRGLAPDLNSVSYNGTSLAAPEAGRRAVALDVIPADLLESVVVNKTLTPDISAGSLGGNIELQSMTAFDREGSFYSFTADVGYNEQASETNPKVSGVVSNTFDVGDKADSFGIAFAGSYQDRSFTTDNVETGGNWDLDEPGLEEFEQRAYSVTRERTGLALNLDYRPSDDSEFYLRSLYSEFADTEIRQGIVTEFSDPIGAEASAGGEIVRELKDRKETQEITAIVLGTKQKFDDWHVTLEAGTSKASEDQPFAIGGAKFTQEFDEGLGYSGLKRLQLNAPDTAYQASEYEIDEVEVSDAYTEETEKNVKLDVAYDWLQPSYQVTFKGGVKLSQRENSAEENIFIMKDFADLGVTGLTLADYETSSNVEYGLDRFGPGASAGKLWDMINTFELQNFRDEVESRIASYEIDEDISAGYLMADMGFGKWQVIAGARYEHEEREGRGNRYDDELETFTPVSDKFSDANWLPSVVTRYDLSNDTIIRAAYSTGLVRPNFEQVRSSYYLENDDGDLKAEFGNPDLEPLTTQNLDFGIEHYDETLGVISAMAFYKDIKNFVYEADVAGRPGYENFDEAVTYINGDDAYVYGLEVNFVHQVSGFNNWLDNFLINTNLTFTDSEATVDWIDDGQLVSRDITLPSQSDTTANFALGYEVYDVSLRLAANYKSKYLAELGDVEDSRYDIYEDDNLTLDFSAKWLINDHVSLSFAANNITDEPYYVYTGQKRYNAQYESYGRSFTLGVQLINW; translated from the coding sequence ATGAAAAAGACATATTTAGCTTGGCTTATTGCCGTTTCATGTGGTGCTACATCCCCACTTATGGCTCAGGAAACGCAGGACCAGAGCGCAGATAAAACAGCCGAAGAAAAGCGCATTGAAGAAGTGCTTACTATTGGCTACAGCGACTCAATAAAACGTGCAGTGCAAGAGCAGCGAGAGTCCAGCGGTATTATCAATGTTCTGAAGAAAGATGACATGGGTAAGCTGCAGGACGACAGCGTTAGTGATGCGTTGCAGCGCATTCCTGGTCTATCTGTAGAACGCGACCAGGGTGAAGGACGCTTTATTCGCATTCGTGGTTTAGCCCCCGATTTAAACTCGGTTTCATACAATGGCACCTCGCTGGCCGCTCCTGAAGCCGGACGCCGAGCCGTGGCGCTAGATGTTATTCCGGCGGATTTGCTGGAATCGGTTGTGGTTAATAAAACCCTGACGCCGGATATCTCAGCAGGCAGCCTTGGCGGTAATATTGAACTGCAAAGCATGACGGCCTTTGACCGTGAGGGCTCGTTCTACTCTTTTACTGCTGATGTTGGTTATAACGAGCAGGCCAGCGAAACGAACCCAAAAGTTTCGGGTGTTGTCAGCAACACCTTTGATGTCGGCGATAAAGCGGACAGTTTTGGTATCGCCTTTGCCGGTAGTTATCAGGATCGCTCATTTACTACCGACAACGTTGAAACCGGCGGAAACTGGGACTTGGATGAACCGGGCCTGGAAGAGTTTGAGCAACGCGCCTATTCGGTTACCCGTGAGCGAACCGGCTTAGCCTTAAACCTGGACTATCGTCCTTCCGATGATTCTGAATTCTACCTGCGCTCGCTGTACAGTGAGTTTGCGGATACCGAAATTCGTCAGGGTATTGTGACTGAATTTTCTGATCCAATTGGCGCAGAAGCTAGTGCTGGCGGCGAAATTGTTCGTGAGCTTAAAGACCGTAAAGAAACCCAGGAAATTACAGCGATTGTGCTGGGCACTAAGCAGAAATTTGATGACTGGCATGTCACTTTGGAGGCAGGTACCAGTAAAGCCAGCGAAGATCAGCCTTTTGCTATTGGTGGAGCCAAGTTTACGCAGGAATTTGACGAAGGCCTGGGCTACTCAGGTCTGAAACGCTTGCAACTGAACGCGCCAGATACTGCATATCAGGCGTCAGAATATGAAATTGATGAAGTGGAAGTGAGTGACGCCTACACCGAAGAGACTGAAAAGAACGTTAAGCTGGATGTGGCTTATGACTGGTTACAACCCAGCTATCAGGTTACTTTTAAAGGCGGTGTTAAGTTAAGCCAACGCGAAAATTCCGCAGAAGAAAACATCTTTATTATGAAAGACTTTGCTGACTTGGGTGTTACCGGATTAACGCTTGCTGACTACGAAACGTCGTCAAATGTTGAGTATGGCCTGGACAGATTTGGCCCCGGCGCTTCCGCCGGCAAACTTTGGGACATGATTAATACCTTCGAGTTACAAAACTTCCGGGATGAAGTTGAATCGAGAATCGCCTCTTACGAAATTGATGAAGACATCAGTGCCGGTTACCTGATGGCCGACATGGGCTTCGGTAAGTGGCAGGTTATTGCTGGCGCGCGGTATGAACATGAGGAGCGCGAAGGACGCGGTAACCGTTATGACGACGAACTGGAAACCTTTACACCAGTTTCGGATAAATTCAGCGATGCAAACTGGCTTCCTAGTGTGGTGACGCGCTACGACTTAAGTAATGACACTATTATTCGTGCGGCATACAGCACCGGCCTTGTCAGACCTAACTTTGAACAGGTTAGATCCAGCTATTACCTGGAAAATGACGATGGCGACCTGAAAGCTGAATTCGGTAACCCGGATCTTGAACCATTAACCACGCAGAACCTCGATTTTGGTATTGAGCATTACGATGAAACCTTGGGTGTTATTTCCGCCATGGCCTTTTACAAAGACATTAAAAACTTTGTCTATGAAGCCGATGTTGCCGGTCGCCCGGGTTACGAAAACTTCGATGAAGCCGTCACTTATATCAACGGTGATGACGCTTACGTCTACGGTTTAGAAGTCAACTTTGTGCATCAGGTGTCTGGTTTTAATAACTGGCTGGATAACTTCTTAATCAATACCAACCTGACTTTCACTGACTCGGAAGCAACGGTTGACTGGATTGACGATGGTCAGCTTGTGTCACGCGACATTACGCTGCCGAGCCAGTCTGATACCACAGCAAACTTTGCGCTTGGCTACGAAGTTTATGATGTCAGCTTACGTTTGGCAGCGAACTATAAGTCAAAGTATCTGGCTGAGCTTGGTGACGTTGAAGACAGCCGTTATGACATTTATGAAGACGACAATCTGACTCTGGACTTTTCCGCGAAATGGCTCATTAACGACCATGTCAGCCTGAGCTTTGCGGCCAACAACATTACCGATGAACCCTACTATGTTTACACCGGCCAGAAGCGATACAACGCGCAGTACGAAAGCTATGGCCGCAGCTTCACTCTGGGTGTGCAGCTAATTAACTGGTAA
- a CDS encoding phytase — translation MRNKMILSAVASSLMLLAACGTSATETNVRHKVALNNDYLKVTADGLSLGDKRVAEGDFFHLRTLPLSNGETLIGAMEGNTQELVLWRASGKAIQPVWKGEITSRVVEDICFYESYENQQLSVFLLGGRGGAEQRLLKQDEKWLKEPLVIRNMNVPFDSTACVVSNAEQKLYVAEADQAVWAYNAEPEVDQGRDLIAAAKPFGVIEGEVKALELLDDGSLLVLEEEPPRLLVYRQNEQGFKFDKAFAIDDAEALTDVSDLGNGELLLTEEDMTATSKLTIDTLESKQRSVKKPVSQVEATLQTEPSPLRGDAIDDPAVWVHPEAPEKSRIMATDKRTGLYVYDMSGNIVQEFPVGRLNNVDVRGSWAVASLRDNNSLQLFDISADGELSVGTNALTDIDEIYGLCMGYNESTEQTSVYVNGKSGVIQQFVISNDGKMEKVRELSVPSQPEGCVVDDKTQRLFVGEEDVAVWLFDAAADGSTSGEAIINVDQHEELVDDIEGVTFARVNGRDLLFVSSQGNDSYIVFEGQAPWSLLSHFRIRTNTELAIDGASETDGIDVTTRSLGKGFEQGAFMVQDGRNRMPEAGQNLKLVPLENILKTIK, via the coding sequence ATGAGAAATAAAATGATTTTAAGCGCGGTAGCATCAAGTTTGATGCTACTTGCCGCTTGCGGTACGTCAGCGACAGAGACCAATGTTCGTCATAAAGTCGCACTGAATAATGACTACCTGAAAGTCACTGCTGACGGACTCAGTCTGGGTGATAAACGCGTTGCCGAAGGCGATTTTTTCCACCTGCGAACTCTGCCGTTAAGTAATGGTGAAACCCTGATTGGCGCAATGGAAGGCAACACTCAGGAGCTTGTTCTCTGGCGTGCCAGCGGCAAAGCTATACAGCCGGTGTGGAAGGGCGAAATTACCAGCCGCGTGGTAGAGGATATCTGCTTTTACGAGAGCTACGAAAACCAGCAGCTGTCTGTATTCCTGCTTGGCGGCCGTGGCGGTGCAGAACAGCGATTGTTAAAGCAGGACGAAAAGTGGCTAAAAGAGCCGCTGGTTATCCGTAATATGAACGTACCTTTTGACAGCACGGCTTGTGTTGTATCGAATGCGGAACAAAAGCTGTATGTTGCCGAAGCGGATCAGGCTGTGTGGGCGTATAACGCAGAGCCGGAAGTTGATCAGGGGCGCGACTTAATTGCGGCAGCCAAACCTTTTGGTGTTATTGAAGGCGAAGTGAAAGCGCTGGAGCTGCTTGATGACGGCAGTTTGCTGGTGCTTGAAGAAGAACCGCCGCGGTTGCTGGTGTATCGTCAGAATGAGCAGGGTTTTAAGTTTGATAAAGCCTTTGCAATTGACGACGCTGAAGCTTTAACCGATGTGTCTGATTTAGGAAATGGCGAGCTATTGCTGACAGAAGAAGACATGACCGCAACGAGCAAGCTGACAATTGATACTCTGGAGTCAAAACAGCGTTCGGTTAAAAAGCCGGTGTCTCAGGTTGAGGCAACACTGCAGACTGAACCCTCACCGTTACGCGGAGATGCAATTGATGATCCTGCTGTTTGGGTACATCCGGAAGCCCCTGAGAAAAGCCGCATTATGGCTACGGACAAGCGCACGGGTCTCTATGTTTATGACATGTCCGGTAACATTGTTCAGGAATTCCCAGTGGGCCGCCTGAATAATGTCGATGTTCGGGGCTCCTGGGCAGTCGCTTCTTTGCGTGACAACAACAGCCTGCAATTGTTTGATATTAGCGCAGACGGAGAGCTTTCGGTTGGTACCAATGCGCTTACCGATATTGACGAAATTTACGGTCTTTGCATGGGCTACAATGAGTCGACAGAACAGACCTCCGTTTATGTAAACGGCAAATCCGGCGTTATTCAGCAGTTTGTTATAAGCAACGACGGCAAGATGGAAAAAGTTAGAGAGTTAAGCGTTCCTTCTCAGCCTGAAGGTTGTGTTGTCGATGATAAAACGCAACGTTTATTCGTTGGTGAAGAGGACGTTGCAGTATGGTTATTTGATGCTGCAGCGGATGGTTCAACCTCCGGTGAAGCCATTATTAATGTTGACCAACATGAAGAGCTGGTTGACGACATTGAAGGCGTGACTTTCGCCCGGGTCAATGGCAGAGACTTATTGTTTGTGTCCAGTCAGGGCAACGACAGTTACATTGTGTTTGAAGGGCAGGCGCCCTGGTCGTTGCTTTCGCATTTTCGTATTCGCACCAATACCGAGTTAGCTATTGATGGCGCATCAGAAACCGATGGCATTGACGTAACAACTCGGTCTCTGGGTAAAGGGTTTGAGCAAGGCGCGTTTATGGTTCAGGACGGACGTAACCGCATGCCGGAAGCGGGTCAGAACCTTAAACTGGTGCCGTTAGAGAATATTCTTAAAACCATTAAGTAA
- a CDS encoding nicotinate phosphoribosyltransferase, with protein sequence MTGTERQDLGLFTDLYQLTMLDAYLQEGMQDDAVFTLFVRRLPNERKFLLAAGLDPLLETIENLSFSDDDLRYLKEQNFSQQLIDYLRDFEFTGQVRALPEGTVFFENEPIVEIKAPLPQAQLIETLVMNQIHLQTLLASKGARVAHAAEKRPVLDFGARRVHGIDAGKKGSRALYLSGIAATSNMLAARTYGLPVAGTMAHSYIQAHDSEYQALKNFTQVFPETVLLVDTIDTLKGVEKVIQLANELGDDFKVKGIRLDSGDLGDLAVKARKLLDEHNLHHLEIIASGGLDEHKIAQLIADRAPIDGFGVGTGMGVSDDAAALDMAYKLVEYAGKGRLKLSSGKPVLPGEKQVFRESGDNFRRDTIARAEEQLPGEPLLKKVMQSGKRLPSHQRDIEEIRQYAQQQLNKLPEYVSSISSKEKSYPIEISDKLASYQKEITEHLKQEG encoded by the coding sequence ATGACAGGTACTGAGCGACAAGATCTTGGACTGTTCACAGATTTGTATCAGCTCACAATGCTCGATGCGTATTTGCAGGAAGGCATGCAAGACGACGCCGTTTTTACGTTGTTCGTCCGGCGGCTTCCGAATGAGCGGAAATTTCTGTTGGCTGCGGGGTTAGATCCCTTGCTTGAAACCATTGAAAACCTGTCGTTCAGCGATGACGATTTGCGCTACCTAAAAGAGCAAAACTTCTCTCAACAGCTTATCGATTATCTTCGTGATTTTGAGTTTACCGGGCAGGTCAGAGCGCTTCCTGAAGGTACGGTATTCTTTGAAAATGAACCCATTGTCGAGATTAAAGCGCCGCTGCCACAGGCACAGCTTATTGAAACTCTGGTGATGAATCAGATACACCTGCAAACCTTATTGGCCTCAAAGGGGGCGCGAGTTGCCCATGCGGCAGAAAAGCGGCCGGTTCTGGATTTTGGTGCACGCAGGGTGCATGGCATTGATGCGGGCAAAAAAGGCAGCCGGGCACTGTATTTAAGCGGTATTGCTGCCACTTCAAATATGCTGGCTGCGCGAACTTACGGTTTACCTGTAGCTGGCACTATGGCGCACAGCTATATTCAGGCTCACGATTCGGAATATCAGGCGTTAAAGAATTTTACCCAGGTTTTTCCGGAAACCGTCCTACTGGTAGACACCATCGATACCTTAAAAGGTGTAGAAAAAGTCATTCAGTTGGCCAATGAGCTGGGCGATGACTTTAAAGTAAAAGGCATTCGGCTTGACTCCGGTGATTTAGGTGATCTTGCTGTTAAAGCCAGAAAGCTGCTGGACGAACATAACCTTCACCATTTAGAGATTATTGCCAGCGGCGGTCTGGACGAACATAAAATTGCGCAGTTAATAGCTGATAGAGCACCTATCGATGGTTTTGGTGTCGGCACCGGCATGGGGGTCTCCGACGATGCAGCGGCACTTGATATGGCCTACAAACTGGTTGAATACGCGGGCAAGGGGCGTTTGAAGCTTTCCAGTGGCAAGCCTGTTTTGCCGGGCGAAAAGCAAGTTTTTCGCGAGTCTGGAGACAACTTCCGTCGCGACACTATTGCTCGTGCAGAAGAGCAGTTACCCGGCGAACCATTGCTGAAAAAAGTGATGCAAAGCGGCAAAAGGTTGCCTTCTCACCAGCGCGACATTGAAGAAATTCGACAGTACGCGCAGCAACAGTTAAATAAATTACCCGAGTACGTCTCCTCGATAAGCAGCAAGGAGAAGTCTTATCCGATCGAGATAAGCGATAAACTAGCGAGCTACCAGAAAGAAATAACCGAACACCTTAAACAAGAGGGTTAG
- a CDS encoding nicotinamidase produces MKATFEQNDALIIVDVQNDFCPGGKLALDEGDEVVPVINALSAQAQEAGIPVFVSRDWHPRHHVSFDERGGPWPEHCVQDTKGAEFHPDLILPENARLVSKGARFDIDQYSAFDKTGLVSELVHLNIKRVWVVGLALEVCVKATALDATKNDYETFLVEEGTRFIDRADAEKAREELREAGVIFK; encoded by the coding sequence ATGAAAGCGACTTTTGAACAAAACGATGCACTTATCATTGTGGATGTACAAAACGATTTTTGTCCGGGCGGCAAGCTGGCGCTGGATGAAGGTGACGAGGTTGTGCCCGTTATTAATGCACTGAGCGCACAGGCTCAGGAGGCTGGCATTCCGGTCTTTGTTTCAAGAGACTGGCATCCGCGACATCATGTGAGTTTTGACGAGCGCGGCGGGCCATGGCCCGAGCATTGTGTACAGGATACCAAGGGCGCTGAGTTTCATCCTGATCTTATTTTGCCCGAGAACGCCCGTTTAGTCTCTAAAGGGGCTCGTTTCGATATTGATCAATATTCTGCGTTCGATAAAACGGGGTTGGTTTCGGAACTTGTGCACCTTAATATCAAACGCGTATGGGTTGTCGGCCTGGCGCTGGAAGTGTGTGTAAAAGCCACGGCACTAGACGCCACAAAAAATGACTATGAAACTTTTTTAGTGGAAGAGGGCACCCGCTTTATCGATAGAGCTGACGCTGAGAAAGCCAGAGAAGAGCTCAGAGAGGCAGGTGTTATCTTTAAATAA
- a CDS encoding macro domain-containing protein — protein sequence MMKYECVHGDINQQTEIEAIVNAANAKLQTGGGVAGAIHRAAGPELEKATRSLAPIKPGEAVITEAFDLPNKYVIHCLGPVYGSDEPSDKLLADCYKNALDLTEKHKVESIAFPAISTGAFGYPFEEATDLAIKTVKAHVEKLSHLKMIRFVLFSDSDFAYYQQALNN from the coding sequence ATGATGAAATACGAATGTGTACACGGTGATATTAACCAACAAACTGAAATAGAAGCCATTGTTAACGCTGCGAACGCCAAACTGCAAACGGGTGGTGGTGTCGCCGGAGCTATTCACCGAGCAGCTGGCCCTGAACTTGAGAAAGCTACACGCTCGCTAGCGCCGATTAAACCCGGTGAAGCCGTAATAACTGAGGCGTTCGATCTGCCCAATAAGTACGTTATTCATTGCTTAGGTCCGGTATACGGCTCGGATGAACCCAGCGATAAGTTGCTGGCAGACTGCTATAAAAATGCTCTGGATTTAACCGAAAAGCACAAAGTCGAGTCTATTGCTTTTCCGGCCATATCAACCGGCGCTTTTGGTTACCCTTTCGAGGAAGCAACAGATTTAGCAATAAAAACCGTAAAAGCGCATGTTGAAAAGCTCAGCCACCTCAAAATGATACGCTTTGTTTTATTCAGTGACAGTGACTTCGCCTATTATCAACAAGCGCTTAATAATTGA
- a CDS encoding class I SAM-dependent methyltransferase — translation MQCTLCSSISQPFCADKKRQYFRCTECDLIFADPDTLLSQTEEKLIYDYHENGPNDIGYCEFLNHLTTPLLDKLSPGMKGLDFGSGPGPTLNLMLEEQGMKMSVYDIYYAPDTGQLSRQYDFVTCTEVAEHFREPDKSWAQLIGLVKPGGWLGVMTCMFTKETADDFNLWSYKGDPTHISFYTPKTIQWIARHFRLELEIVNDRVILFRKNKVAL, via the coding sequence ATGCAATGTACTCTATGTTCCTCAATATCCCAGCCTTTTTGTGCAGATAAAAAGCGTCAGTATTTTCGCTGCACAGAGTGCGACCTTATTTTCGCAGACCCCGACACTCTGCTGTCTCAAACCGAAGAGAAGCTCATTTACGACTATCATGAAAATGGTCCAAACGATATTGGCTACTGTGAGTTTTTAAACCACCTGACAACCCCCTTACTAGATAAACTGTCTCCGGGTATGAAAGGTCTTGATTTTGGTTCCGGTCCCGGTCCAACATTGAACCTGATGCTTGAAGAACAGGGGATGAAGATGTCTGTTTATGACATCTATTACGCGCCGGATACCGGCCAGTTGAGTCGTCAGTATGACTTTGTCACCTGCACCGAAGTAGCAGAACACTTTCGGGAGCCCGATAAAAGCTGGGCGCAGTTAATTGGCCTGGTCAAACCCGGCGGCTGGCTGGGAGTAATGACCTGCATGTTCACAAAAGAAACGGCTGACGACTTTAACCTGTGGAGCTACAAAGGGGATCCCACCCATATCAGCTTTTACACACCAAAAACCATACAGTGGATAGCCCGGCATTTCCGGTTAGAACTTGAAATAGTCAATGATCGTGTCATTTTGTTTAGGAAAAACAAAGTCGCTCTTTGA